One part of the Coffea eugenioides isolate CCC68of chromosome 10, Ceug_1.0, whole genome shotgun sequence genome encodes these proteins:
- the LOC113749566 gene encoding uncharacterized protein LOC113749566, whose product MHQRSSIRLCKLIFRHPFRPSSKPMSTFSKNPFTSPANQCSLHSFSLLNPKINPFFLQSLSSSSSTQLKKFQSLRLYSAETDKEVDTINIKFAEAREEIESAMESKETVYFDDEAECARAAVKEVLDLYEGLLRKLPENEKAAIQRSMGLKIEQLKAELEQLNE is encoded by the coding sequence ATGCATCAGCGTTCATCAATCCGTCTCTGCAAATTGATTTTCAGACACCCTTTTCGGCCATCTTCAAAACCCATGTCTACATTCTCCAAGAATCCCTTCACGTCTCCGGCAAACCAATGCTCTTTACACTCATTTTCGCTCTTAAACCCTAAGATAAACCCCTTTTTTCTTCAGTCATTGAGCTCAAGCTCATCGACCCAgctcaagaaattccaaagtcTAAGACTTTACAGTGCTGAAACCGACAAAGAAGTTGATACAATTAATATCAAGTTTGCAGAGGCCAGGGAGGAGATAGAATCTGCTATGGAATCTAAAGAAACTGTGTATTTTGATGACGAAGCTGAGTGTGCACGTGCTGCTGTTAAGGAAGTCTTAGACTTGTATGAAGGGCTGCTGAGAAAGTTGCCTGAGAATGAGAAGGCAGCAATTCAGAGGTCCATGGGGCTCAAGATTGAGCAGTTGAAAGCTGAACTTGAACAATTGAATGAGTAG